One segment of Capnocytophaga sp. oral taxon 878 DNA contains the following:
- a CDS encoding CYTH domain-containing protein, with protein sequence MLQEIERKFKVKSDAYKEQAVRVRRITQGYLSSVPERTVRVRVKGDEGFITVKGAANDSGTTRFEWEKAIGAEEALQLLAICEQGVIDKKRYEVVVGGYCFEVDEFAGDNEGLVIAEVELPDEEAEFDKPDWLGEEVTGDERYYNAMLVKKPFKNW encoded by the coding sequence ATGCTACAGGAGATAGAAAGAAAATTTAAGGTGAAGAGTGATGCTTATAAGGAGCAAGCGGTGCGGGTGAGGCGTATTACGCAGGGGTATTTGAGTTCGGTACCTGAACGTACGGTGCGGGTGCGGGTGAAGGGTGATGAGGGTTTTATCACGGTGAAAGGTGCTGCTAATGATAGTGGTACGACGCGCTTTGAATGGGAGAAGGCTATTGGCGCTGAGGAGGCATTACAGTTGCTTGCTATTTGTGAGCAGGGGGTGATAGATAAAAAGCGGTATGAGGTAGTGGTGGGGGGATATTGTTTTGAAGTAGATGAGTTTGCAGGTGATAATGAGGGGCTTGTGATAGCGGAGGTGGAGCTTCCTGATGAGGAGGCTGAATTTGATAAGCCAGATTGGCTGGGGGAGGAGGTAACGGGAGATGAGCGTTATTACAATGCGATGCTTGTTAAAAAACCGTTTAAGAATTGGTAA
- a CDS encoding phosphatase PAP2 family protein: MKYVLLSLFLFTLSPAIAQVNDSVPQTTLDSVATSLQGSHPSDADLLSRQYKINDKLTYIYQKPRFVDIFNKIPRNIGKSTVEMVSKPNYPYGLAAIGATAALVPADPWLIRESRNLGENLGLNEAHTYKKLGFLKIVPADVNSAFYFVGNGTTFIFISGGLAAYGLITNDYRAKSTSMQLLESIIVSGAFVQPFKRLTGRESPFITANEGRWHSRWTFAPSFKAYQQHTPYYDAMFSGHLTTAMSALTVLTENYPDYKWIKPVGYTALGLMCYEMMQSKVHWASDYPIALFVGYITGKTIANRRITKVKTEEVNALSPKKYDWELSTSNTWDGYQLVGVNIRFR, from the coding sequence ATGAAATACGTTTTACTTTCACTCTTCCTTTTCACCCTTTCTCCTGCTATAGCACAGGTGAATGATTCTGTTCCGCAAACTACACTGGATAGTGTTGCCACCTCTTTACAAGGCTCACACCCCTCTGATGCAGATTTATTGAGCAGGCAATACAAAATTAATGATAAGCTCACTTATATATACCAAAAGCCGCGCTTTGTAGATATCTTCAATAAGATACCTCGTAACATAGGTAAATCGACGGTGGAGATGGTCTCTAAGCCTAATTATCCTTACGGATTGGCAGCTATTGGTGCTACTGCGGCACTTGTTCCTGCCGACCCTTGGCTGATAAGAGAAAGTAGAAACTTGGGTGAGAATTTAGGACTTAATGAGGCGCATACTTACAAGAAGTTGGGCTTTTTAAAGATAGTGCCTGCCGATGTGAATTCGGCGTTTTATTTTGTGGGTAATGGTACCACTTTTATTTTTATTAGTGGGGGGCTGGCTGCTTATGGGCTTATTACGAATGATTATAGGGCTAAAAGTACCTCGATGCAGCTACTGGAGAGTATTATTGTTTCGGGGGCATTTGTACAGCCTTTTAAGCGCCTTACAGGGCGTGAGAGTCCTTTTATTACTGCTAATGAAGGGCGTTGGCACAGCCGTTGGACTTTTGCCCCAAGCTTTAAGGCTTATCAGCAGCATACGCCTTATTATGATGCTATGTTCTCGGGGCATCTTACCACAGCGATGTCGGCACTTACGGTGCTTACTGAAAACTATCCCGACTACAAGTGGATTAAGCCGGTAGGTTATACTGCCTTGGGCTTGATGTGCTATGAGATGATGCAAAGCAAGGTGCATTGGGCTTCTGATTATCCTATTGCTTTATTTGTGGGGTATATTACTGGTAAAACGATTGCTAATAGGCGTATTACTAAAGTGAAAACGGAAGAAGTGAATGCGCTTAGCCCTAAAAAGTATGATTGGGAACTGAGTACTTCCAATACTTGGGACGGCTATCAGTTAGTAGGGGTAAATATTAGATTTAGATAA
- a CDS encoding 2,3,4,5-tetrahydropyridine-2,6-dicarboxylate N-succinyltransferase has product MEHLKQIIDQAWESRTMLKEELVQQSIREVIHLLDLGQLRVAEPTANGWKVNEWVKKAVVLYFPIQSMKPVEVGIFEFHDKIPLKHNYEEKGVRVVPPAVARRGAFIAKGAILMPSYVNIGAYVDEGTMVDTWATVGSCAQIGKNVHLSGGVGIGGVLEPLQAAPVIIEDGAFIGSRCIVVEGVHVGKEAVLGANVVLTASTKIIDVTGSEPKELKGYVPERSVVIPGSYTKHFPAGDYQVPCALIIGQRKASTDKKTSLNDVLREYGVSV; this is encoded by the coding sequence ATGGAACACTTAAAACAAATAATAGACCAAGCTTGGGAGAGCCGTACGATGCTCAAAGAAGAATTGGTGCAGCAATCTATCCGTGAGGTAATTCACTTGTTGGACTTAGGACAGCTAAGGGTAGCCGAGCCTACCGCTAACGGCTGGAAAGTGAATGAATGGGTGAAGAAAGCTGTAGTGCTTTACTTCCCTATACAGAGTATGAAGCCTGTAGAGGTGGGTATCTTTGAGTTTCATGATAAGATTCCGCTAAAACACAATTATGAAGAGAAAGGAGTACGCGTAGTACCACCTGCTGTAGCCCGTAGGGGTGCTTTTATAGCCAAAGGAGCTATATTAATGCCCAGCTATGTGAACATAGGAGCTTATGTAGATGAAGGTACTATGGTGGATACTTGGGCTACTGTGGGCAGTTGTGCCCAAATAGGTAAGAATGTTCACCTTAGTGGAGGTGTAGGTATAGGTGGTGTGTTGGAACCCCTACAAGCTGCCCCTGTAATTATTGAAGATGGTGCTTTTATAGGCTCACGCTGTATAGTAGTGGAAGGAGTACACGTAGGTAAGGAAGCTGTACTAGGTGCTAATGTGGTGCTTACCGCTTCTACCAAAATTATAGATGTAACAGGTAGTGAACCTAAAGAACTAAAAGGCTATGTGCCTGAACGCTCGGTAGTGATACCAGGTAGTTATACTAAACACTTCCCAGCGGGTGATTACCAAGTGCCTTGCGCCCTTATTATTGGGCAAAGAAAGGCTTCTACTGATAAGAAGACATCACTGAATGATGTGCTTAGAGAATATGGAGTATCAGTATAA
- a CDS encoding valine--tRNA ligase: MTESTKYNPTELEEKWYAYWLTHNYFHSEPDERTPYTIVIPPPNVTGVLHMGHMLNNTIQDVLIRRARLKGFNACWVPGTDHASIATEAKVVAKLKEQGIQKSELTREQFLEHAWEWTHQYGGVILEQLKKLGCSCDWERTKFTMDEELSASVIKVFVDLYNKGLIYRGYRMVNWDPEAKTTLSDEEVIYEERQGFLYHIKYHIEGSDDHLVIATTRPETIFGDTAVCINPNDQRWQHLKGKKAIVPICNRAIPIIEDEYVDTEFGTGCLKVTPAHDPNDKVLGDKHQLEVIDIFNDDATLNSNGLHYKGKDRFVVRKEIVAELEQIGSLLKKETYTNKVGTSERTKAVIEPRLSDQWFLKMDTLIKPAMKAVLEDETIKLYPKKFENTYRHWVENVRDWNISRQLWWGQQIPAYYYGEGKDQYVVAESKVEALILAKEKSGNANLTEADLRQDEDALDTWFSSWLWPMSVFNGVLEPENREIKYYYPTNDLVTGPDILFFWVIRMIVAGYEYKGERPFGNVYLTGLVRDKQRRKMSKSLGNSPDALKLIADYGADGVRVGLLLSSAAGNDLLFDEALCQQGKGFGNKLWNAYQLVKGWQVAEVAQPAAAKLAIEWFESKFNAVLTEVEDHFEKYRISDALMAIYKLAWDDFCSWLLEMVKPEYGKPMDKATYQGVVAAFENLLKLLHPFMPFLTEEIWQSLASHTPEQALIVATYPTVQPYDEKLLAEFDFAAEVIAGIRTVRKEKNIPFKTPLSLSVLNKEEVSSRFDVVITKMGGLEAITEVSAAIDGAMSFRVKANEYFIPMEGAVNVEEELKKLQEELTYTQGFLESVRKKLSNEKFVNSAPAAVVDNERKKEADALAKIATIEKSIKQLTANK; the protein is encoded by the coding sequence ATGACAGAATCTACAAAATACAATCCTACAGAATTAGAAGAGAAGTGGTATGCTTATTGGCTTACCCATAATTATTTTCACTCGGAACCTGATGAGCGTACGCCTTATACAATTGTGATTCCGCCACCTAATGTTACGGGGGTATTGCATATGGGGCATATGCTGAACAATACGATACAGGATGTATTGATACGCAGGGCGCGCCTAAAAGGTTTCAACGCTTGCTGGGTGCCGGGTACTGACCACGCTTCGATAGCTACCGAGGCGAAGGTAGTGGCTAAGCTGAAGGAACAAGGGATACAGAAATCGGAGCTTACACGTGAGCAGTTTTTAGAACACGCTTGGGAATGGACTCACCAATACGGTGGGGTTATCTTGGAGCAGCTTAAAAAATTAGGATGCTCCTGTGATTGGGAGCGTACTAAGTTCACTATGGATGAAGAGCTATCGGCTTCGGTGATAAAAGTATTTGTGGATTTGTACAACAAAGGGCTTATATACCGTGGTTACCGTATGGTGAACTGGGACCCAGAGGCTAAGACTACGCTATCGGATGAGGAGGTGATTTATGAGGAAAGACAAGGCTTTTTGTATCATATAAAATACCATATAGAGGGTAGTGATGATCATTTGGTTATAGCTACTACACGCCCAGAGACTATATTTGGTGATACAGCGGTATGTATTAATCCTAATGATCAACGCTGGCAGCACTTGAAAGGCAAGAAGGCTATTGTGCCTATCTGTAATAGGGCTATTCCTATTATTGAAGATGAGTATGTAGATACCGAATTTGGGACAGGCTGCCTGAAAGTAACGCCTGCACACGACCCTAATGACAAGGTATTGGGAGACAAGCACCAATTGGAAGTAATCGATATTTTTAACGATGATGCTACTCTAAATAGCAATGGCTTACACTACAAAGGCAAAGACCGCTTTGTGGTTAGAAAAGAGATTGTAGCTGAATTGGAACAAATAGGATCATTACTTAAAAAAGAGACTTATACGAATAAGGTAGGAACATCGGAACGTACTAAGGCAGTGATTGAACCACGCCTTTCTGACCAATGGTTCCTGAAAATGGATACGCTTATTAAGCCTGCTATGAAAGCGGTGCTGGAAGATGAAACTATTAAATTATACCCTAAGAAGTTTGAAAATACTTATAGGCATTGGGTAGAAAACGTACGTGATTGGAATATCTCACGACAGTTATGGTGGGGGCAACAGATACCTGCTTATTACTACGGTGAAGGTAAAGACCAATATGTGGTGGCAGAAAGCAAAGTAGAAGCCCTAATATTGGCTAAAGAGAAGAGTGGTAATGCAAATCTTACTGAAGCCGACTTACGCCAAGATGAGGATGCCCTTGATACGTGGTTCTCATCATGGTTGTGGCCTATGAGTGTATTCAATGGGGTTTTGGAGCCTGAAAATCGTGAGATTAAGTATTATTACCCTACGAATGATTTGGTTACGGGTCCTGATATTCTTTTCTTTTGGGTAATTAGGATGATAGTAGCAGGGTATGAATACAAAGGCGAGCGTCCGTTTGGTAATGTGTATCTTACAGGATTGGTAAGAGATAAGCAGCGGAGGAAGATGTCGAAGTCATTGGGTAATTCGCCAGATGCTTTAAAACTTATAGCTGATTATGGAGCTGATGGGGTAAGGGTAGGTTTGTTACTATCTTCGGCGGCAGGTAACGACTTGCTGTTTGATGAGGCTCTTTGCCAGCAAGGGAAAGGCTTTGGTAACAAGCTGTGGAATGCCTATCAGTTAGTAAAAGGCTGGCAAGTGGCAGAAGTAGCACAGCCAGCAGCCGCTAAGCTTGCGATAGAATGGTTTGAGTCTAAATTTAATGCAGTGCTTACAGAGGTGGAAGACCATTTTGAGAAGTATCGTATTTCGGATGCACTAATGGCTATTTATAAATTGGCTTGGGACGATTTCTGCTCTTGGCTTTTGGAGATGGTAAAACCTGAATATGGTAAGCCAATGGATAAAGCAACTTATCAGGGTGTAGTAGCAGCTTTTGAGAATCTATTGAAGTTATTGCACCCCTTTATGCCTTTCCTTACAGAAGAGATATGGCAGAGCTTAGCCTCTCATACTCCTGAACAAGCTCTTATAGTAGCTACTTATCCTACTGTACAACCTTATGATGAAAAGTTGTTAGCTGAATTTGATTTTGCGGCAGAGGTAATAGCAGGTATCCGTACGGTGCGCAAAGAGAAGAATATACCTTTTAAAACACCTTTGAGTTTATCGGTATTGAATAAGGAAGAGGTATCATCACGTTTTGATGTGGTAATTACCAAAATGGGCGGACTTGAGGCTATTACTGAGGTAAGTGCTGCTATAGACGGTGCAATGTCTTTCCGTGTAAAAGCTAATGAGTACTTTATACCAATGGAAGGAGCTGTGAATGTAGAGGAAGAATTAAAGAAACTACAAGAGGAACTTACCTATACACAAGGCTTTTTGGAGTCGGTGCGGAAGAAACTTTCTAATGAGAAGTTTGTGAATTCGGCACCTGCAGCGGTAGTGGATAATGAGCGCAAGAAAGAAGCCGATGCACTAGCTAAAATAGCTACTATTGAAAAGAGTATTAAACAACTAACAGCTAATAAATAA
- a CDS encoding PAS domain-containing protein, with product MTENPTIKRPDPIDEEVLWNKTTTLMSRTNKYGHIMETNKAFQEVSGYTEAELYNQPHSLIRHPDMPKVVFKILWENLKGRNNFHAIIKNLSKSGKYYWVITNFQIIRNEQDEITAFVSHRKALPKALISEHIAPLYERLLKIEKANGLEVSERYFNGFLEDRKTTYDAFIRQLLKENAQEIKAFYNNEDTDSFLNDLIQ from the coding sequence ATGACTGAAAATCCAACAATAAAACGCCCAGACCCTATTGATGAGGAAGTGTTGTGGAACAAAACCACAACCCTGATGAGCCGCACCAATAAGTACGGGCATATAATGGAAACCAATAAGGCATTTCAGGAAGTATCAGGCTATACCGAGGCTGAGTTGTACAACCAGCCTCATAGCCTTATCCGCCACCCCGATATGCCCAAAGTGGTATTCAAAATACTATGGGAAAACCTTAAGGGGCGCAATAACTTCCACGCTATTATCAAGAACTTATCAAAAAGCGGAAAATACTACTGGGTAATTACCAATTTCCAGATAATACGCAATGAGCAAGATGAGATTACAGCCTTTGTATCACATCGCAAGGCACTGCCCAAAGCACTTATAAGTGAGCATATAGCCCCATTGTATGAGCGCCTTTTAAAGATAGAAAAAGCCAATGGGTTGGAAGTAAGTGAGCGTTATTTTAACGGTTTCTTGGAAGATAGGAAAACTACCTATGATGCTTTCATCCGCCAGCTGCTTAAAGAAAATGCTCAAGAAATTAAAGCTTTCTATAACAACGAAGATACCGATAGCTTTTTGAATGATTTAATTCAATAA
- the ric gene encoding iron-sulfur cluster repair di-iron protein: MSITTNKTIGEIVADDFRTAAIFKKHGIDFCCKGGRTIDEACENKGVAKDNLIHELEALPKGNTNEVDVRHWPLDLLTNYIVRIHHQYVTDKTPTLLQFLDKLCRVHGERHPELLEINRIFNESALDLQSHFKKEENILFPFIEKLVKAQQTGQPLPEIPFGSVENPIAMMMDEHSAEGDRFEEIVKLTNGYTPPADACNTYRVTYQMLQEFETDLNRHIHLENNILFPKAIALEKQLRNR; the protein is encoded by the coding sequence ATGAGTATAACAACAAACAAAACCATTGGCGAAATCGTAGCCGACGATTTCCGAACTGCCGCTATATTCAAAAAACACGGCATCGACTTCTGCTGCAAAGGCGGTCGTACCATCGATGAAGCCTGCGAAAATAAAGGCGTAGCCAAGGATAACCTTATCCACGAATTAGAAGCCCTCCCAAAAGGCAATACCAACGAAGTAGATGTACGCCACTGGCCTCTCGACCTTTTAACCAACTATATCGTACGCATACACCACCAATACGTAACCGATAAAACACCTACCCTCTTGCAGTTCCTCGACAAACTCTGCCGCGTACATGGCGAGCGCCACCCCGAACTACTTGAAATCAACCGCATCTTCAACGAAAGCGCACTTGATTTACAATCTCACTTCAAAAAAGAAGAAAACATCCTCTTCCCTTTTATTGAAAAATTAGTCAAAGCACAACAAACAGGGCAACCCCTGCCCGAAATACCTTTCGGCAGTGTTGAAAACCCCATAGCTATGATGATGGACGAACACAGCGCAGAAGGCGACCGTTTCGAAGAGATAGTAAAACTCACCAACGGCTACACCCCTCCTGCCGATGCTTGCAACACCTACCGAGTAACCTACCAAATGCTACAAGAGTTTGAAACCGATTTAAACCGCCACATCCACCTCGAAAACAACATCCTTTTCCCCAAAGCCATCGCTTTAGAAAAACAACTAAGAAATAGATAA
- a CDS encoding glycosyltransferase family 2 protein, producing the protein MTCAIVILNWNGRGLLQHFLPSVVAHTTEAQVYVVDNASTDDSVAFLVENFPTVSVIQNSANLGYAGGYNSALQYISADVYCLLNSDVRVTEGWLRPILPLFENPEVAVVQPKIKDEKCPAYFEYAGAAGGYIDKYGFPYCRGRVFDTIEEDKGQYNSPSPCSIFWASGACFFVRAEVFRELGGFDEDFFAHQEEIDLCWRVHHKGKQVLCCPESEVYHVGGATLTAANPRKTYLNFRNSLFMLLKNLPDERLYSTLFVRMVLDGVAGVRFLLQGKPRLLWAVVKAHFGFYGSFFKFKKKRPTTFFADYYQTKSVVWRHFVANK; encoded by the coding sequence ATGACTTGTGCTATTGTAATATTGAACTGGAATGGTAGGGGATTGTTGCAACATTTTCTGCCCTCGGTAGTTGCTCATACTACTGAGGCGCAGGTGTATGTGGTAGATAATGCTTCTACAGATGATTCGGTGGCTTTTTTGGTGGAGAACTTTCCTACTGTATCTGTAATACAAAACAGTGCTAATTTGGGGTATGCAGGGGGGTATAACAGTGCCTTGCAATATATATCGGCAGATGTGTATTGCTTACTGAACTCGGATGTGAGAGTTACTGAGGGCTGGCTGAGACCTATACTACCGCTGTTTGAAAATCCTGAGGTGGCTGTAGTACAGCCTAAAATAAAAGATGAGAAATGTCCTGCTTATTTTGAGTATGCAGGGGCTGCAGGTGGGTATATTGATAAATACGGTTTTCCTTATTGTAGGGGGCGTGTATTTGATACTATTGAGGAAGATAAAGGACAGTACAACAGCCCTTCGCCTTGTTCTATTTTTTGGGCATCGGGGGCTTGTTTTTTTGTGCGTGCTGAGGTGTTCCGAGAGCTGGGAGGCTTTGATGAGGACTTCTTTGCCCACCAAGAGGAGATAGACCTTTGCTGGCGTGTGCATCATAAGGGGAAGCAGGTGTTATGCTGCCCTGAGAGTGAGGTGTACCACGTGGGAGGGGCTACCCTTACGGCTGCTAACCCACGAAAGACGTATCTTAATTTTAGGAATAGCCTTTTTATGCTGCTTAAGAATCTTCCTGATGAGCGCCTGTACAGCACTCTGTTTGTGCGTATGGTGCTAGATGGTGTGGCGGGGGTTAGGTTCCTTTTGCAGGGCAAGCCGCGCTTGTTATGGGCTGTGGTGAAGGCGCACTTTGGCTTTTATGGGTCTTTTTTTAAATTTAAGAAGAAACGCCCTACTACTTTTTTTGCTGATTATTACCAAACAAAATCGGTGGTGTGGCGACATTTTGTAGCTAATAAGTAG
- a CDS encoding glycine--tRNA ligase, with the protein MANTDDQFKKVIAHAKEYGYIFPSSEIYDGLGAVYDYGQNGVELKKNIREYWWRAMVQMNENIVGIDAAIFMHPTTWKASGHVDAFNDPLIDNKDSKKRYRADVLVEDYVAKLDDKIEKEIAKAQKRFGGAFDREQFITTNPRVLEYKQRGEEILHRLGKSLEKEDLADVKALIEELEIADPETGSRNWTDVKQFNLMFGTKIGASADATTDLYLRPETAQGIFVNFLNVQKSGRMKIPFGIAQTGKAFRNEIVARQFIFRMREFEQMEMQFFIKPGTQQHWYEYWKQTRLQWHLSLGMGEENYRYHPHEKLAHYADAACDIEFRFPFGFKELEGIHSRTDFDLGNHEKYSGKKMQYFDPEENKSYTPYVLETSIGLDRMFLAVFSNSLQEEALEGGDTRTVLRLPFVLAPTKVAILPLLKKDGLPELAEQIVDELKYDFNVAYDEKDAVGRRYRRQDAVGTPFCVTVDHQSLEDNTVTLRHRDTMEQVRIAIPELRAAIAKEVDMRNWLQKLDKK; encoded by the coding sequence ATGGCAAATACTGACGATCAATTTAAGAAAGTAATCGCTCACGCTAAAGAATACGGATACATATTTCCATCGAGCGAAATTTATGACGGACTTGGAGCCGTGTACGACTACGGACAAAACGGAGTAGAACTCAAAAAAAATATCCGTGAGTACTGGTGGCGCGCAATGGTGCAAATGAATGAAAATATCGTAGGCATCGATGCCGCTATCTTTATGCACCCTACCACTTGGAAAGCTTCAGGACACGTCGATGCTTTCAACGACCCACTTATCGATAATAAAGACTCTAAAAAACGCTACCGTGCCGACGTACTTGTTGAAGACTACGTAGCCAAACTCGACGATAAAATTGAAAAAGAAATAGCAAAAGCCCAAAAACGCTTCGGCGGTGCTTTTGATCGTGAACAATTCATAACCACCAACCCCCGCGTGTTAGAGTACAAACAGCGCGGCGAAGAAATACTACACCGCTTAGGTAAATCTCTTGAAAAAGAAGACCTCGCCGATGTAAAAGCCCTTATCGAAGAACTCGAAATAGCCGACCCCGAAACAGGCTCACGTAACTGGACCGATGTGAAACAGTTCAACCTAATGTTCGGTACCAAAATAGGCGCCTCTGCCGATGCAACTACCGATTTGTACCTACGTCCCGAAACCGCTCAAGGTATATTCGTGAACTTTTTGAACGTACAAAAATCAGGACGTATGAAAATACCTTTCGGTATCGCCCAAACAGGTAAAGCATTCCGTAATGAAATTGTAGCACGCCAGTTCATCTTCCGTATGCGCGAATTCGAACAGATGGAAATGCAATTCTTCATCAAGCCAGGCACCCAGCAGCATTGGTATGAATACTGGAAACAAACCCGCCTACAATGGCACCTGTCATTAGGTATGGGTGAGGAAAATTACCGTTACCACCCACACGAAAAGCTCGCACACTATGCCGATGCAGCTTGCGATATAGAGTTCCGCTTCCCATTCGGCTTTAAAGAGCTCGAAGGTATCCACTCACGTACCGATTTTGACCTTGGTAACCACGAAAAATATTCAGGTAAGAAAATGCAATACTTTGACCCTGAAGAAAACAAAAGCTATACCCCTTACGTACTCGAAACCTCTATCGGGCTTGATCGTATGTTCCTTGCCGTATTCTCTAATTCATTGCAAGAAGAAGCCTTAGAAGGCGGAGATACCCGTACCGTATTGCGCTTGCCATTCGTATTGGCACCTACCAAAGTAGCCATATTGCCATTGCTCAAAAAAGACGGACTGCCAGAATTAGCCGAGCAAATAGTAGATGAACTAAAATACGATTTCAATGTAGCTTATGACGAGAAAGATGCCGTAGGTCGTCGTTACCGTCGTCAAGATGCCGTAGGTACACCTTTCTGCGTAACAGTCGATCATCAATCACTTGAAGATAACACCGTAACCCTACGTCATCGCGATACAATGGAACAAGTACGCATTGCAATCCCCGAGTTGCGTGCAGCTATCGCCAAAGAAGTAGATATGCGCAACTGGCTACAAAAATTAGATAAGAAATAA
- the holA gene encoding DNA polymerase III subunit delta gives MKESKNIIVNIKNGIIAPIYFLMGQEPYFIDIVSNYIENHLLKEDQKGFDQIVLYGQDVTIPTVIDYARRFPMMSDYQVIIIKEAQNLKSTIEQLVPYAENPTPTTVLVFCYKYEILDKRKKLAKVLEKNKACVVLESKKLYENEVPDWLTDILKKKKLSIQAKGIQMLIDFLGTDLSRIQNEVNKLALIVPENTDVTPDIIEKNIGISKEFNNFELKSAIAAKDTYKATRILKHFADNPKDNPLVVTLTVLYGFFQQLLAFHGLPDQTDRNVTATLKISPFFIKDLRTAAQHYPMKKVSAIIAALRQIDVKSKGVGAASLSESDLRKELIIAINN, from the coding sequence ATGAAAGAATCAAAAAATATTATAGTCAACATAAAGAATGGCATCATAGCCCCTATCTACTTCCTGATGGGGCAAGAACCCTATTTCATCGATATAGTATCCAATTACATTGAAAATCATCTACTTAAAGAAGACCAAAAGGGCTTCGACCAAATAGTGTTATACGGGCAAGATGTAACCATCCCCACTGTTATTGATTATGCACGTCGTTTCCCAATGATGAGTGACTATCAGGTAATCATCATCAAGGAAGCGCAGAACCTAAAAAGCACCATCGAGCAGCTTGTACCTTATGCCGAGAACCCTACCCCTACCACCGTACTCGTATTCTGTTACAAATATGAAATACTTGATAAACGCAAGAAATTAGCAAAAGTGCTGGAAAAGAACAAAGCTTGTGTAGTGTTAGAAAGCAAGAAGCTCTATGAAAACGAAGTCCCCGATTGGCTTACCGATATACTGAAAAAGAAGAAGCTCAGCATTCAGGCAAAAGGTATCCAAATGCTAATCGATTTCTTAGGTACCGATCTTAGTCGCATTCAGAACGAAGTGAATAAGCTCGCCCTCATAGTACCCGAAAACACCGACGTAACCCCCGATATTATTGAAAAGAATATAGGCATCAGCAAAGAGTTTAATAACTTCGAGCTTAAGAGTGCCATAGCAGCCAAAGACACTTATAAGGCAACCCGCATTCTAAAACACTTTGCCGATAACCCCAAAGATAATCCTTTAGTAGTTACTCTTACTGTATTATACGGCTTTTTCCAACAGCTTTTAGCCTTTCACGGTCTCCCCGACCAAACCGATAGGAATGTAACTGCTACACTAAAAATATCTCCTTTTTTCATTAAAGATCTTCGCACAGCAGCCCAGCATTACCCTATGAAAAAGGTAAGTGCTATCATTGCAGCCCTTCGCCAAATAGATGTAAAAAGCAAAGGAGTAGGTGCTGCCAGCCTCTCCGAATCCGACCTTCGCAAAGAACTCATCATTGCTATTAACAATTAA
- a CDS encoding type I restriction enzyme HsdR N-terminal domain-containing protein, with amino-acid sequence MKELNFKNYPFRIKKVDNKLWIYDVVRRKYVVLQPEEWVRQHVINFLIEEKGYPKSLINVEKILVVNGLTKRYDVVVFSRRGVILVAVECKAPTRTITQQTFDQIARYNLVLNAKYLMVTNGLHHYYCQMDYSNQKYLFLNDLPHYNDLTE; translated from the coding sequence ATGAAAGAACTAAATTTTAAAAATTATCCCTTCAGAATAAAAAAAGTAGATAACAAACTTTGGATTTACGATGTAGTGCGGCGCAAATATGTAGTGCTACAACCCGAAGAATGGGTGCGCCAACATGTTATTAATTTTCTGATTGAAGAAAAAGGCTATCCTAAATCTCTTATTAATGTAGAGAAGATTTTAGTAGTGAACGGACTTACTAAGCGTTATGATGTAGTAGTATTTTCAAGGCGAGGTGTTATACTTGTAGCAGTGGAGTGCAAGGCTCCTACGCGCACTATTACGCAACAGACGTTTGACCAGATAGCACGTTATAACCTTGTGCTAAATGCGAAATACCTAATGGTTACTAATGGCTTACATCATTATTATTGCCAAATGGACTACAGTAACCAGAAATATTTATTCCTTAATGATTTACCACATTACAACGACCTTACTGAATGA